The Natrinema pellirubrum DSM 15624 region CGGTTGCCTCGTTCATTCGGTGTATCTCTCGATCAGGGCACGGAGTCGGTTTTCCGGCAGCACGCCGGACTGCTGTTCGACCTGCTCACCGTCCGCGAAGAGGACGAGCGTCGGCACGCCGCGAACGCCGAACGACCCCGCGAGCTGCTGGTGTTCGTCGACGTCGACCTTGGCGATCACGGCGTCGGTCGTGTCGGCCAGCTTCTCGAGGACGGGATTGAGCATCTGACAGGGGCCACACCAGTCGGCGTAGAAGTCCACGAGAACGACCTCGTGTTCCGCCGTGACGTCCTCGAGGTGACTTCCGCCGTCGATGTAGATCGGTTCGTCGAGCGATCGTGCCGAAACGTCGTCGCGTGCATCAGTTGCCATCACCACTACGTATGGACCGACACTGCTTAAAGGTTTTGTACATAGTGTACAATATAGTGGCGACTCCCCTCGAGAGTTCGATCCGTAATGGACGGCCGATGTGTCCGGACGGATTCGCAACGCACATGTGGGCTGTATTCGGGGCTATCGGTGAGATGAACCGGGCCACCCCGATCGTTTGGTCCGGATGGTTTTGTGTAGATACATAACAACCGAGCAGTCAACGGGCCGGTCACTCCGAGACATCCACGTCGAAGCGGGCAAAATACTCGGATCGCATCCCGATGCGAGCGTCGAACGGCGGTCCCCGTCGTTCGTCGCGCCGTCGTAGCGGTTTGAGTTTCCGGTCGTCACTACCGGACTACGAGGACGGGAACCGGAGATCGTCGAACGACGGTTTCCGCGACGCTCCCGAGCAGGACGCGGGAGACCCCCTCCTTGCCGTGGCTGCCGATGACGATCAGATCGACCGATTCCGCTGCCGCCTGCGCGACGATGCGATCATCCGGTTCGCCCGTGACGACGTTCGTTTCGAGACTGCGACCGGACTCGGCTGCGAGTTCCGTCGCCGTCTCGAGGACATCGGCTGCGTGTTCCTTCGCTTTCTCGGAAACGGGTGCTTGCAGTTCCGGTCCGAGGAGTTGCGCCCAGCGCCCGTCGGGGATCTCGATGACGTACAGCGCGATGACGGTCGCGTCCGGGAATTCGTCGAAGGTCAACTCGAGAGCGTCCGTCGCTTGTGGCGACCCGTCGTAGGGAACGAGAACTCGATCGGCCATGACGAATGGCTTCGACCACCCGGTATAAAATCGTCACGCCGATCTCATGACCGAGAAATAGGTCCAGCGGCGCCGACAGTAATGAGTGTCCGCCGTCCACTGTGGCAGTACCCACACTGAACGGAACGGATGAAACCGTCCACGGAGTCGCCTGCTGACACTGTTCTGGCAGTGATCCCGTGTCCGACGCTCGCCGGCGAATCAGGCCGCGCAGTTGTTGGGGCCGAGTTCGAGTTCCGTCGCCTCGGACTCGTCCTCGGGCGGCTCCGTCCCAGTGTTGATCTCGAGTACGCGCTCGTAGTTCGGCGGTTTTTCCGGGTCGTTCTCGACGATCCGATCGACGAACTCGTCCTCGTCCAATCCGATCAACTCGAGATCGTCGCGGAGGTCGCCCAGACGAGCGCCGATCAGTTCGCCCGGCGAGCCGACCTCGTATCGGTTCTCCGCCGTAACCGAGACGTGTCCCGGGAGGATCCGCGTCTCGTCCGGGAGTTCGAGAACGGTGTCGTGGATCGATTCGTACAGTAGTTCGGCGCCGTTGGCCGCGTCCTCGTCACCGAACTGAAGTTCCGTCCGGCCGACGGACTCGACGAACAGCGTGTCACCCGTCAGCAGCGCCTCGCCGTCGACGAGGGAGTTGACCATCTCGGTCGTGTGTCCCGGCGTCTGTAGCGTCTCGATTTCGACGTCGTCGAGGACGATCGTCTCGCCGTCGGCGAGCGGTTCGTAGTCGTATTCGACGCCCCGTTCGCTCGCGCGTTCGCCGAGATGGTAGGGAACGTCCAGCTCGGTCGCCAGTTTTCGCCCGCCCGAGATGTGATCGGCGTGGACGTGGGTGTCGAGGACGCGCTCGATCGTGAGTCCGGCCTCCTCGGCGGCGATCTTGAACTGGTCCGTCTGTCGGGTCGGGTCGACCACGACCGCCGACTCGGCGGCCGTCGAGCCGACGACGTAGCCGAGACAGCCCTTTGCCCGGCGCTGTAGCTGCAGGACGACGAGATCCTCGTTTGCCGTCTCGACGGGGACGACCTCGTACACCTTGCTCCAGTCTTCCATGCCACCTTTCACGACGGCCACGTCGTCGTAGCCGCGTTGCTCGAGTTCGAAACCGAACGGCGTCGACGTGAGCCCCTTCCCACAGATCGCGACGATCGAGTCGCCGTTGCTCGCTGCCTCGATGCGCTCGATTTTCTCGTCATCGAACTCGTTGTGGGGGTCGAACGGGACGTTTTCGGCGCCGTGAATCCGCCACCCCTCGTAACTGTCTTCGGGGCGGGTATCGACGAGCGTAAACGACTCGTCCGAGTCGATCATCGCCGCGAGCCGTTCGGGAGATAGTTGGGTCACCATTGGACTCACCTTACAAGACTCATACTGCGAGCCCGTTGATAGGTATCGTCCCTGCACAGGCACCCTCGACGACCGGGACGGGATTCGACCGACTCGAGGGCGTGTCTCGCGGTCGATCGGCTCGCTGCGGGACACGCTTGGCCACCGCTATCGGAGCCGCTGAAACGAATGACAACGCTGTCGTGCGGTCGGGTGTGCAACGATTGTCAGTGGCGACGAGACGATCCCGGCAGGTCGGTGGCGACGTTCCCGTTCCAGTGATAGTACGGTCTCCAATAAGAGGGGGATTTTTAGCCGGCGCATCGTCGGAGAACGTATGCAGGACCCTCGATGGCTGCAACTGAGCGAGGACGAAATAAACGAATTCCTCGGTCGCGGCGGGACCGGCGTCATCTCCTTCGCCACGGATCCCGACGAACCGCCGGTTTCGATCCCCGTCTCGTACGGGTACAGCGCGGACGTAAAGCGGTTTTACTATCGACTCTCGATCCCACAGGACAGCAGAAAGGAGGACCTCGTGGATAACCCCGTCTCCTTCGTGACACACGACGAGACCGACACCGGCTGGCGAAGCGTCGTCGCCACGGGACGGCTTTCGGATACAGCCGATGCGCCGTACGAGTCGACGGAAATTCAGGGGATGTGGGGGATCCAGATCCCGATCATCGACGTGTTCGAGCGACCGCCGAGGGAGATGACGTTCCGCTATTTCAGCCTCGATCCGGACGAGATAACGGGGCGGAAAGAGGTCCGGACCGATGCGTAGCGAGCGGACGTCCACAACGGCTCATACGGGCAGCTGTCCCGATACCCCGTGCAATCGCGGGACGGTCGGGTCTCGTCGGAACTGACGGACGGCAGTCCGTGTGACACAGCAACTGTTGGGCAGATCGGCGTGAAGATCGAGCGCTCTGCTGTGGCCGTCGCCGGTCGGCCGCGAATTGGCGACCGACTTCGTAGTGACTTCTGTCCGACAGTGTAAGCGACGGGCGTGTTCCGTTATCGAACGATCGTCACCGGGACTGGGGAGCGCCGCGTGACGGTTTCGGCCACGCTTCCGAGCAGGACACGAGTGACGCCGGACCGACCGTGACTACCCATGACGATGTGATCGACGTCGTTTTCGTCGGCGTACTGGACGATCGTTCGAGCGGCCGGTCCAGTTTCGACCGCGGTGTCGATCGTGGTCGTCTCGAGAACGCCTGCTTCCTCCGCTCGGTCGTGCGCTTCTTCGCCGAGTTCGTTACCCCGTTCGACGGCCTGATCGTGGATCTGTGGATCGTAGTAGCCGCCGCCCCCGTAATCACTGTATACTCCCGCCATCGGATCGACGACGTGTAACGTCGTGATTCGCCCGCCGTCGTGATTCGAGACCGCGTGATCGAACGCGGCCCACGCTTGCGATGAGCCGTCCAACGGGACGAGTACGTGCGTTCCCATACGGGAGACACGTCAGCAACGTACAAGAAACCCGCCGGAAACGGCCCGCTCGCGATCGGTGCGAGCGCGATCGTCGCGGACTCGAGTACGGTCGTGTGACGGTCGTACCGACGAGAGAGTCCGCCGTCGTCACACTTGGGCCCCGAGACTAAGACGTCTCGTGTGGTCGGCCTATCCGGTGTCCTCATGCCGATCGATGACTTAGCCCGCAGCGATGTCGTAACGGCCGCACCCGACGCATCGGTCTCCGAACTCGCGGCGATGATGGACGAGGAGAACGTCGGGAGTATCGTGATTATCGACGACGATGCGCCGGTGGGTATCGTAACCGACCGCGACCTGACTGTGCGCGTCCTCGCCGACGGGACCGATGCCGAGCAGACGGCAGCGGAGATAATGACCGAGGATCCCTGTACGATCGAGCGAGACGACGGGTTCTACGAGGCGACGGACCTGATGGCCGAACACGGCGTGCGCCGCCTCCCCGTCAGCGACGGCGACCAGCTCGTCGGCATCATCACGGCCGACGATCTGACGGAACTCATCGCCGACGAGGAACAACAGCTCGCGGACGTCATTCGGGCTCAGCGCCCCGAATACTGATTCCCGGCGATCTGTGGCCCGTCACCGTTCCCGTCGCGAGGCAACTCCGGTGGCGTGCGGCCGGCCTCGGCGACGACCGTGACACACCGACTCGTCCGCCGGTCGCTTGCCGGTCGCCGGTGACGGTGTGTCCGACTGCCGATCGTCCGGCAGTTTCGAACGCTCGAGCGCCTCGGACGGTCCCTTTTTCGGTGTGGTTGTGTGTATTTGGGACAAACTCCGATCGTATTCGGTGGCCCGTGAGGACGTCTGCTTGGGACCGGTGGCTGGTGAGGCCGCCGTAGACGGCACCTCGCTGACGAGCAGTGCTGCAGCGAGGAGATCGCCGGGTTCGCCGTATCGAGGCTCCAGCACTCTCGGTACGCCACCGGTCGCGCGAACGGCAACCACGATCGGGCCGAGCAACGGCGTGATACCGACGTCGATCTCGTGGCGGTTCCGTGTGGACGACCGCACGCTGTTTCGTCGATTGGACCAGACTCCACTTATCGGTCGCCACCCAAGGACGCACATGGACGAGTCCCACGGAAGTGACAGCGAACGAAGCGTGTCGCGTCGAACGATCCTCGCCGGGTCGGCCCTCACCGGGCTGACCGCTCTGGCCGGTTGTCTCGGCGGTGACGAGGCGAACAGTCCCGACCCGGTCACGATCGAGGACGGGACGAGCTGTGACAACTGCACGATGGCGATCGTCGACTACCCCGGACCGGTCGGCGAATCGTTCTACGACGACGCCGAGGAAGTACTCGACGAAGACCGTCCGGCACAGTTCTGCAGTTCCCTCTGTACGTACGCGTTCACGTTCGAACACGAGGACGAGCAAGAGCCGAGCGTGACGTACGTGACCGACTACTCGAGCGTCGACTACGAGGTCGATACCGGCGGCGACGCGCCCGAGATTACCAGCCACGTCGAAGCGGACGCCTTCGCGCCGATAACCGATCTCACGCTGGTCGTCGACAGCGAGGTCGAGGGCGCGATGGGGCCGTCGATGATCGGCTTTTCCGACTCCGACGACGCGGACGCGTTCCAAGCGGACTACGGCGGCGATCTCTACGAACACGGCGACGTGAGTCGCGACCTCGTGATGTCGATGATGTAACGACCGATCCCGCGATCGTGCCCGAAACGACAGTTACCGATTCATTGCCGCGGTCGCGACGGCAAGGGAGCCGATCGTCCACACCGCGAGTCCGATCAGACTGGCCACTGGCGAGGCCGTCTGTGGTCCGGTTCCTGCCGCCGTTATCACGACAGTTTCGAAGACGAGTCCGCGGTACGCGCTGAGCGGACTCGCCGCGAGCGCGTAGACGAGCGATGACTCGCCCAGATAGCCGCCGGCGAGGCCGTAGACGAGTGCGAGATCCAGCCCCACCAGCACGACGACCAACGCGACGACGGACAGCGCGAGGGCGCTTCGCGTTCCGCTTACGAGCGCCGAGATCGCGATCGCGACAGCGAGGATCGATAGCGCGAACAGCGCGGTCAGCACGACGAACCGCGCGAACAGGAGCGGGGAGTCGGCACCGGCGTGGGACGCGTACCGGCTGAACGGTTCCTCGCGACCGACGACGACCGCGCCGCCGACGAGCAGAAGCGACGCGGCGACCGTCCCGAGGAGTCCGACGGCCCTGCCGACGAAGACGCCGATGACGTGTTCGCGCGGTGCGATCGGATACGTCTCGAGGACGTCGAGTTCGCCCCGTCGGCGGTCGCCGAGGATCGCCCGGTAGCCGAACGCGACGGCCACGATCGGGACGAGCAACTCGAGCGGCGTCAGGAGATCGACGATCGTCGGGACGTAGCCGGCCCCGACACCGCCCCCGACCCACGCGATTCCCAGCAGGACGGCCGCGAACGCCGCGCCGAGGAGGACGAACGTCCGGGTCCGGGAGAGGGTCCTGAGTTCGCGGACGACGACGCGTTCGATCCGGCGAGTCGGCTTCGGCGCACGGTCGGCCGACCTCGGGGGCTCGAGGTCGGTCTCGTCGTCGGTCGCCGGCGGCGAGTCGTCGTGTACCGAGCGCGACGCACCGGTCACGCCGTCTCACCCCGGACTCGAACGCGACGGAGATCGCCGGTGATCGACGCCTCGTAAACGTTCTCGAGCGATTCGACGCCGAGGCGATCGCACAGCGCCGTCGGGGCCCCGCGTTCGACGACGGTGCCGTCGTCGAGGACGACCACCTCGTCGGCCGTCCGCTCGACGAGTTCGAGATCGTGCGAACTCACCACCACCGCGGTTCCGGTGGCGGCGAGTTCGTCGGCCACCGCGAACACGTGCTTGCTCATCCCCGGATCGAGTCCGGACGCGGGTTCGTCGAGGGCGACCAGCGGCGGGTCACCGATCGTCGCCTGGGCGATCCCGACGAGTCGCGTCATCCCTCCGGAAAGCGCCTCGACCCGGCGCGTCGCGGCGTCTTCGAGTCCAACGCGCTCGAGTCGTGCCATCGCCTCGTCGCGGCCACCGCCGACGAGCGACGCGTAGAACGTGAGCGTTTCGAGGACGGTGAACCCGGGCCGAAACTCGGGATGTTGAGGGAGATACCCGACCTCGCGTGCGGCATCCGGCCCGTGATACGCGACGGACCCCCCGGTCGGTTCCTGGAGTCCGGCGAGCGTGCGGAGCAGGGTCGTCTTTCCGGTCCCGTTCGGACCGATCAGGGCCGTCACCGCGCCCGGTCGGACGGGGACGGATACGTCCTGTAGGATGGTCACGTCTCCGTACGCGAAATCGACGTTCGATGCCTCGAGTAGGGGTTGGGCTGTCGTCATGGTTCGATCGTGAGTGAGCCGTCGCAGGACCTGGCGCGATCGGCGTAATCGGTCCGCTCGAGCAGTTCCGGGTTGTTCGGTTCGCACGTGGGCTCCGTGTCGGTGACACTACCCGTCCGCATTCCGGACACCGATGCTTCGAACCCCGAGAGCGCGTCGAGCGCCGGCGCTCGGGCGAGCGTCGCTGCCCCGTCGGTGTGGTGCATCCGACCGTCGACGGTGTCGGTCGGTGAATACGACCGGGACGGCGGGTCGCCGTCCGCGATACTGGTGGCTCCTTGCCAGTAGTTCCCGCGACCGTCGTGCGTCCAGACGCGCAACGGTCCGGCGCCCGCGGTGGCGTGGTCGTCGTTGCTGACGAAGTCGTTCTCGAGGACCCGGTTCGTCGGCAGTATCACCCGATCGTTGACGCCGACCTGATTCCCCGCGATGACGTTTCGCTCGTAGATCGAGCCGGACGCCGCCAGCTCTAGTCCGACGTCGTTGGCCTCGAGGACGTTCTCGGCGACGTACGTGTCCGAGCCGCCGACGTAGGCGCCGACCTGTGAGCCCCTGATCTCGTTGCCGACGATCGCGTTCCGCTCGGGCCCCGTCATGACGTAGATCCCCGTATCGACGACGTCGTTCAGTCGGTTGTCCGCGAGTAGCGTGCCGTCGGTATGCATCAAGTGGATTCCCAGTAGGCTTTCGTCGATCGTGTTCTCCCGAATCACGATCCCCTCGGATCGGTACGCGTAGATCGCGTCCCGCCCGTCGACGATCGTCGTTTCCTCGATCACGCCCGGCGACCGGAACGCCATGATTCCGGCGAACCCGTCCTCCCACCGTTCGTTGCCACGGACCGTCGCGTTCCGAACGACCGTCTCGGGGCTCTCGCGAAGGATGATCCCGTTCGAGGGCGTCTCGATCGTCACGTTCTCGACCGACAGCCCCGCGGCGACGTGGGCCGAGATGCCGGCGTCCGCACCGGTGTAGTACGTCAGGAACTTCTCGTCCCAGGCGTCGTCGTCGATCGCCGGTCCGGGGACGTCCTCGGCACCGGAGGTCAGCGGCCCGACGCCGGTGATCTCGAGGTCACGGATTCCGACCCGCGGTTCGGTGACGGTCACGACCGACCCGTTGCCGTCGCCGCTGATCGTCGGTGTTCCGTCCCCGGCGAGCGTGATCGGACGGTCGATCTCGAGGGTTTCCTCGTAGGTCCCGTCGGAGACCAGAACCGTGGTGTTCGCTGGCGCTTCGTCGATGCCCGCCTGGACGGTATCGACGACCGTGATATTGGCAGGGTCCTCGTCGATGCGCTCCCGAACGGCATCGGCGTCCGTTGCGACGACGGTCGAGACCGGCCGATCGGTGCGGGCCTGTGTCGACTCGACGGTCGCATCGGCACGGCGGTCCTGTTCGGAAACGCGGTCGCGGACGCCGGTCACGTCGTCGGTGTCGAACGACTGCTCGAGGGTTTCGTCCCACGAATACACCTCGCCGCCGTGAGCCGTCGCGAACGACGCCGCGTCCGCTTTGTCGGCGAACGAAACGACGGTCTCGCCCGACGGCGTTCGGGCCTCGCTGCCGACGACGAACCACGCGTCAGTGGCGTCGATCCACGGGAGCTGTCGGTCGGTGACCGGATACCCCTCCTCGTTCAACTCGACCGGCGCGTCGCCGTAGTCGGTGACGTACACCGCCAGCGGATAGCCAAAGCGCTGTTCGTGTCCGTCCTGTCGCTGGGCGTCGACGAACGTCTCGACGCCGTAGTAGCCGACGACGTACTGATACTGCGAGTAAAACGCCTGCGCTCGTGGGAGCGTGACGTTCTCGTCGAGTTTCTGTTCGTTCTCGAGCGTGAGTCCCACGGAAACGGTTTCGTCGAACGGCGCCGGTTCCGGGGGCGCCGGATCGGCGTCACCGACGAAGAGGCCACCGAGTCCGACGGTGGCGACGAGTACGACGGCAGCCAGGACGATCTCTCGAGGTGGCCGGTACACAGATGTCCTTGGATCGTCGGCGAAAAAGCCCCTCTGGTCCGTCTATCGAAAGGTTCCGTCGACGGCCGTGACATGGACCGGACGGAAGCCAATCCCGTTCGGGGCGGCAGCCGCCAGCCCAGATCACCGACGGTCGGGTCCGGTCTCAGACGGACCAGTGTACGTCGGTTCCGGTGTAACGGCGACCATCCTGCGGGTACGCGACGCCGCGGGAGGCGACGTTGACGGATATCGCCGATCGATTGAACGTCTCGAAAGCGACGTGTAGCGACGTGCTACATCGGGCCGAGGGCAGCATCGTCTCGTGGTTCGTCGACGAACAGTTCGGGACGGCGTCCGACCCCCGGTCGTACCTCGAGCGGTGAACAGCGGGAAGGGACGACGGGCGCGGCCGGTTCGGTTTCCGCGGGTTCGATTCAGGTGTCGCAGTCCGAACAGCGGGTCCGAAACCGCAGTCCGATTCCGATCATGCCGAGCGTGACGAGGGTGACCGCCAGTTGCACGACCCCGCTGCTCGCGTTCCCGGCCGCGGCTCCGCCGGCGACGGCAGCGGTCCCGCCGACCACCAGGCCGCCGGTTCCGAGACAACAGAGGCTCGCAACGCCCGCGAGTCCCAGAAGCGACCGTCGGGATGCCGAATCGGAGTTCACACCTCGACGTTCGATCGAGTGTGGGTATATGTGTTGTGGCGTTTTTCCGCCCGAGCGGACGGCCGGCGTTTCGGAACGGGGCGAAACGCGGGACCGCTGCTCCCGGTGGCGTGACGCGATGACGAGCCGTCCCGCCACCGCGGAACGTCGAATTCGGAAGTTCTTTTCGTGACGGGCACAATACTGTATACGATGACGTTGCCTATCGACCCGAGCCAGATCGATCCGGACGAGATCGGTGCGACGCAGACGACCCTCGAGATGGACCACGAGGAAGCCATCGAACACGTCCGCGAGGTGTTCACCGACGCCGGCTTCGGGGTCCCCGTCGAGTTCTCCCCGTCGGAGCTGTTGAACGAGAAGGTCGACGCCGACCGCGACCCCTACTACGTCCTCGGGGCGTGTAACCCGGCGGTGGCCGACCGGGCGCTCGAGGCGACCGACGGGAAGATGGGCGCGCTGTTCCCGTGTAACGTCGTCGTCTGGGAGAAAGAACCCGGCCGCCAGCGCGTCTATCACGTCTCGATCATGCGCATCGCACGGCTCGTCGGGATTGCGCCGGACGACGAGGAGATGGCGGACATCGTCGCCGAGACTGGTGAACTCGTCGACGCCGCCTTCGAGGCCCTGTAACCATGGGTCACCACACGTTCGACGCCGATCGAGCGGACAAGTTAGAGGACGCCGAGCAGCGATATCGGTTCGTCTCGGCCGAGGAACTGCTGTGGGCGCTCTCGCTGTCGCCGGACGATACCGTCGCCGACCTCGGGAGCGGGACCGGCTTCTTCACCGACGACGTCGCTCCACACGCCGGGGCGGTCTACGCGGTCGATCTGCAGGCGGCGATGCACGAGTACTACCGCGAGAAAGGCGTTCCGGAGAACGTCGAACTCGTGACCAGCGACGTGAGCGACCTCCCGTTCGACGACGGCGACGTCGACGCCGCGTTCTCGACGATGACCTACCACGAGTTCGCGAGCGACGAGGCGATCGCCGAGGTCCGGCGGTCGCTCGCTCCGAACGGGCGACTCGTGATCGTCGACTGGGCGGCGACCGGCACCGGCGAAGCCGGTCCGCCGGTCGAGGAACGGTACAGTGCCGACGAGGCGGCGGACGCGCTCCGCGAGGCCGGGTTCGAGATCGAACACGCGGCCGTCCGTCCGGAGACGTTCCTGCTGATCGCGACACTCGAGTGAGCAGCCGGCTCACTCGAGCGGGTCGTGGCCGGCAGACTCCGTTTCAGTCCGTCGGTTCGGGGACCTCGTCGGCTCCTGTCGCTCGGAGCCAGCCCTTGATCAGTTCGTTGACGTTGTGGAAGACGACCCCGACCGACAGGAGCGTCGTCGTCAGGTAGATGACGAACCCCGGCGGGCCGCCAATCGTCGCGCCGAGGAGACCGCCGGTGATCCCGACGACCGTCAGCTCGAGCCACGTCAGCAGGACTCGAGAGCCGAGTCGGGGCGGTCGTCCGGTCGCTGCCCGGTCGCCGATGCGGTCGTCGCGGGCCGCGGACCGATCGTCGTCGCCGTCGGCTGCCATCAGTACGACTCACCCGTTTCGATCGGCCCGCTGAAGGCGGTGTAGAGGACCGCGAAGTAGACGAACACGAGCGGCAACAGGACGGCCGCGCCGACGGACATGAGATTGAGCTGCAGCGTCGAGACGATGGCCGTCTCGACCGTCAGTCCGGCCGCTCGATCGATGGACGGGTACATCAGGCCGGCGACGATGGCGACCAGCGCGAAGACCAGCCCCGCGGCCGCGCCGAACGCCGCGTAGTAGCGGTCCGCCCGCGTCGCCGCCACGTACACGCCGGCGAACGCGAGCGTCGCGAGGACGAGCGCCAGCACCGGTGCCGAGAGCAGGGCCGACCGCAACGCCGGTTCGACCGCGTACACGGAGCCAAGCGCCGCGACAACGAGGACGAGGTACGCGCCGAGCGCGCGATAGCCGTCCATCTCGAGGTCGTCGCGTAAGTCACCTCGCGTCTTCAGTCGGAGGAAGGCCACGCCGTCGACGACGGTGAGCGCGACGACGGCGAGACCGACGATCAGCGCCGGGAGGGTGACGATCGACGTCGCGCCGGTCACCCAGTTCGCGGTGAACATACCCAGAAAGAAGGGGGCGGTGAGGCTGCCGACGACGAACGCCCGGCCCCACCAGCGCTGCCAGCCGTCGTCGTGGCGCTGTTCGTACATCTCGGGTGCGAGTCCCCGAACGATGAGCGCGCCCAGAATGGCGAACATCAACAGGTAGTGGCGGCTGAAGAGGTTGGCGTAGACGGACGGAAAGGCCGCGAACAACGCGCCGCCG contains the following coding sequences:
- the cydB gene encoding cytochrome d ubiquinol oxidase subunit II encodes the protein MTEPAALATEPLFGLPLADLWFGLVFFILAMFLFLDGFDFGVGALFATREDDDERERLLAAIGPFWDGNEVWLVVFGGALFAAFPSVYANLFSRHYLLMFAILGALIVRGLAPEMYEQRHDDGWQRWWGRAFVVGSLTAPFFLGMFTANWVTGATSIVTLPALIVGLAVVALTVVDGVAFLRLKTRGDLRDDLEMDGYRALGAYLVLVVAALGSVYAVEPALRSALLSAPVLALVLATLAFAGVYVAATRADRYYAAFGAAAGLVFALVAIVAGLMYPSIDRAAGLTVETAIVSTLQLNLMSVGAAVLLPLVFVYFAVLYTAFSGPIETGESY